A stretch of the Halorussus vallis genome encodes the following:
- a CDS encoding TrmB family transcriptional regulator, producing the protein METEHLRAALETAGLSQYQAAAYIAVLELGKASAVEIAEACSVPQARIYDVLRDLEAAGYIETYEQDSLHARAHDPGEVLANLREQAATFETAADEIEERWERPPVDDHMVSIVKRFDTVLDRARDLVADADNEVQLSVSPEQFRALRPQLERARENDAVVKVSIHTTDPATVPDRDAFADAVSEVRHRKLPSPFLAIVDRTKACFAPHDRSVNQYGVLVDDYTLTYVFHWFFLTSLWEVWDVVYSSRSTEPPFEYTNIRECVRELNSLLADGATVRATVRGYRTGGGDPCEISGTITEATYAGVSTDSEEGIPLAQLAGKVTVHLSGDDGTEYTVGGWGAFVEDVEATRITVESVETPE; encoded by the coding sequence ATGGAGACCGAGCACCTCCGCGCGGCGCTGGAAACCGCCGGCCTGTCGCAGTACCAGGCCGCCGCGTACATCGCGGTGCTGGAACTCGGCAAGGCCTCGGCGGTCGAGATCGCCGAGGCCTGTTCGGTGCCGCAGGCCCGCATCTACGACGTCCTCCGGGACCTCGAAGCCGCAGGCTACATCGAGACGTACGAACAGGACAGCCTCCACGCCCGGGCCCACGACCCCGGCGAAGTGCTCGCCAACCTCCGCGAACAGGCCGCGACCTTCGAAACCGCGGCCGACGAGATCGAAGAGCGCTGGGAGCGCCCGCCGGTCGACGACCACATGGTGAGCATCGTCAAGCGCTTCGACACGGTGCTCGACCGCGCCCGCGACCTCGTCGCCGACGCCGACAACGAGGTCCAGTTGTCGGTGTCGCCCGAGCAGTTCCGGGCGCTCCGGCCGCAACTGGAGCGCGCTCGCGAGAACGACGCGGTGGTGAAGGTATCGATACACACCACCGACCCCGCGACGGTCCCCGACCGGGACGCCTTCGCCGACGCGGTGAGCGAGGTCCGTCACCGCAAACTCCCCTCGCCGTTTCTGGCCATCGTCGACCGCACGAAGGCCTGCTTCGCACCCCACGACCGGTCGGTCAACCAGTACGGGGTGCTGGTCGACGACTACACGCTCACCTACGTCTTCCACTGGTTCTTCCTCACGTCGCTGTGGGAGGTCTGGGACGTGGTGTACTCTTCGCGCTCGACCGAACCGCCCTTCGAGTACACCAACATCCGGGAGTGCGTCCGCGAACTGAACTCGCTGCTCGCCGACGGCGCGACCGTTCGGGCGACGGTTCGGGGGTACCGGACCGGCGGCGGCGACCCCTGCGAGATTTCGGGCACCATCACCGAGGCCACCTACGCGGGCGTCTCGACCGACAGCGAAGAGGGGATTCCGCTGGCCCAACTGGCCGGGAAGGTGACCGTCCACCTCTCGGGCGACGACGGCACCGAGTACACCGTCGGCGGATGGGGCGCGTTCGTCGAGGACGTCGAAGCGACCCGAATCACGGTCGAGTCGGTCGAGACGCCCGAGTGA
- the trxA gene encoding thioredoxin has product MSDDELESIREKKRDELLGRETEADGDGADDGNTKSAVGPGEPIHVESVEHFSEVTTDYGVTLVDFHADWCGPCTMLEPVVDAVARKTDAAVAKVDVDDHQGLASQYGVRGVPTLLLFADGEQVEQLVGVQDEGHLTKLVERHA; this is encoded by the coding sequence ATGAGCGACGACGAACTCGAATCCATCCGCGAGAAGAAACGCGACGAGCTTCTGGGACGAGAAACGGAAGCGGACGGCGACGGCGCAGACGACGGGAACACCAAGAGCGCCGTCGGACCCGGCGAACCGATTCACGTCGAGAGCGTCGAGCACTTCTCGGAAGTGACCACCGACTACGGCGTAACGCTAGTCGACTTCCACGCCGACTGGTGCGGGCCGTGCACCATGCTCGAACCAGTCGTGGACGCCGTCGCGCGCAAGACCGACGCCGCGGTGGCGAAGGTGGATGTCGACGACCACCAGGGGCTGGCGAGCCAATACGGAGTCCGCGGCGTCCCGACGCTGCTCTTGTTCGCCGACGGCGAGCAGGTCGAACAGCTCGTCGGCGTCCAGGACGAGGGTCACCTGACGAAGCTCGTC
- a CDS encoding SDR family NAD(P)-dependent oxidoreductase yields the protein MNRFDDSAVLVTGSTRGIGEGIAKRFAREGASVVVTGRTEEDGEATAAEIRDDGGDATFVRADMRDPDDIAALVDATAEEYGRLDVLVNNAGVETNTSVTEATLDDWNLVVETDFRAYWLAAKRAVAHMDEGAIVNVSSNHALLTMPEMFPYNAVKAGIDGMTRAMALDLGPDIRVNTVNPGWVAIDRTESDLTDEERAELESVHPVGRLGDPEDVAGAVAFLASDDAGYVTGTNLLVDGGRTAVLQDDTLPDYRRERR from the coding sequence ATGAACCGATTCGACGACTCCGCGGTGCTGGTCACCGGGTCGACCAGGGGCATCGGCGAGGGTATCGCGAAACGATTCGCCCGCGAAGGGGCGTCGGTCGTGGTCACCGGCCGCACCGAGGAAGACGGCGAGGCGACCGCCGCCGAAATCCGGGACGACGGCGGCGACGCGACGTTCGTCAGGGCCGACATGCGCGACCCCGACGACATCGCGGCACTCGTCGACGCCACCGCCGAGGAGTACGGCCGACTCGACGTGCTGGTGAACAACGCCGGGGTGGAGACGAACACCTCGGTGACCGAGGCGACTCTCGACGACTGGAACCTCGTGGTCGAAACCGACTTCCGGGCCTACTGGCTCGCGGCGAAGCGCGCGGTCGCGCACATGGACGAGGGAGCCATCGTCAACGTCTCCTCGAACCACGCTCTCCTGACGATGCCCGAGATGTTCCCCTACAACGCCGTGAAGGCCGGTATCGACGGGATGACTCGCGCGATGGCGCTCGACCTGGGTCCCGACATCCGGGTGAATACCGTCAACCCAGGCTGGGTCGCCATCGACCGCACCGAGAGCGACCTGACCGACGAGGAGCGCGCCGAACTCGAGTCGGTCCACCCCGTCGGCCGCCTCGGGGACCCCGAGGACGTGGCCGGGGCCGTCGCGTTCCTCGCGAGCGACGACGCCGGCTACGTCACCGGGACGAACCTGCTGGTCGACGGCGGCCGCACGGCGGTCTTGCAGGACGACACGCTCCCGGACTATCGACGGGAGCGACGCTGA
- a CDS encoding HalOD1 output domain-containing protein gives MHDDATLTERVPEFDRDGRAAYRVETTDDLDLTAAIVAAVSEISDCDPVGEGPTLYDAVDPDALDKLFADRHDGAPRTGGRVVFDVQGCRVEVHADGCHLVYGPERTPSTTTSPMGLP, from the coding sequence ATGCACGACGACGCAACACTCACGGAGCGAGTGCCGGAGTTCGACCGAGACGGCCGAGCGGCGTACCGAGTCGAGACGACCGACGACCTCGACCTGACGGCGGCCATCGTCGCCGCCGTCTCGGAGATCAGCGACTGCGACCCGGTCGGAGAGGGCCCAACGCTCTACGACGCCGTCGACCCCGACGCGCTCGACAAGTTGTTCGCCGACCGTCACGACGGTGCGCCCCGCACCGGCGGGCGAGTCGTCTTCGACGTCCAGGGCTGTCGCGTCGAGGTTCACGCCGACGGCTGTCACCTCGTCTACGGACCCGAGCGGACCCCCTCGACGACGACTTCGCCCATGGGACTGCCGTAA
- a CDS encoding S9 family peptidase yields the protein MPEPLETEDFYDLRRPVDVAVSPDGDRAALVVHEFDAEADERRSSLFVVPTDGSRPPHRLSRASDASAPKWSPDGSKLGFLAARETDAEIDVSRPPADAENAGEDGDAGGDEDEGESDENDANGANGPDDDPKSQVWTFDLELGGDASQVTEFEEGASDFDWGPDGERVVAAARDPTDDQREYLESRREDDGPVVTERLQHKYDGQGYLDDVTTYLFVVDCETREAERLDDAHADRGAWLPAYGMQPRWSPDGYRIAFLSNRTERPDDNYVLDVYTVAPDGSDCRKLTDSTLTASGVRWHPEGGRLAFAAKDAENRYRPAEVYANRNSELTDYESRSGDLDRTVAGFGALAWDGDDVLAPVGDEGLTRLVRFHEDGNPERVFEAQGRDRTVVGFDAAGGTAVALLSDPREGVDAYAVAVDALGGEESEDGENHSEPTRLTELNADLLADRALPECRRITYESDGEEIEALAYLPPEFDPDEDDPRPLVASIHGGPVAYDAPEFKFEYAYFAGQGYVVLRPNYRGSSSYGRTFSEQIRGEWGPRETADVLAGVEELVDRGWADGDRCYATGFSYGGITTGYLVAETDRFAAAAAEHGVYDFRSAYGTDDCHVWWDNDYGVPWENPEAYDASSSITDVGDVETPLLVTAGGEDWRCPPSQSEQLYVSVKKRGVPARLVVYPDEHHAIGDPDRAIHRLEQLSEWFERYD from the coding sequence ATGCCCGAACCACTCGAAACGGAGGACTTCTACGACCTGCGCCGGCCCGTCGACGTCGCCGTCTCACCCGACGGCGACCGCGCGGCGCTGGTCGTCCACGAGTTCGACGCCGAGGCCGACGAGCGTCGGTCTTCGCTGTTCGTCGTCCCGACCGATGGCTCTCGCCCGCCCCACCGCCTCTCGCGGGCGTCCGACGCGAGCGCCCCGAAGTGGAGCCCCGACGGCTCGAAACTCGGCTTCCTCGCCGCTCGCGAGACGGACGCCGAAATCGACGTATCTCGACCTCCGGCCGACGCCGAGAACGCGGGCGAGGACGGAGACGCCGGCGGGGACGAAGACGAGGGCGAATCGGACGAGAACGACGCGAACGGAGCGAACGGTCCCGACGACGACCCCAAATCCCAGGTCTGGACGTTCGACCTCGAACTCGGCGGCGACGCCAGCCAGGTCACCGAGTTCGAGGAGGGCGCGAGCGACTTCGACTGGGGACCCGACGGCGAGCGCGTCGTGGCGGCGGCCCGCGACCCGACCGACGACCAGCGCGAGTACCTCGAATCCCGGCGCGAAGACGACGGTCCGGTCGTCACCGAGCGCCTCCAGCACAAGTACGACGGCCAAGGGTACCTCGACGACGTGACCACCTACCTGTTCGTCGTCGACTGCGAAACCCGCGAGGCCGAGCGACTCGACGACGCCCACGCCGACCGCGGGGCGTGGCTCCCGGCGTACGGGATGCAACCGCGGTGGTCGCCCGACGGCTACCGCATCGCGTTCCTCTCGAACCGGACCGAGCGACCCGACGACAACTACGTGCTCGACGTCTACACCGTCGCGCCAGACGGCTCCGACTGCCGGAAACTGACCGACTCGACGCTCACGGCCTCGGGAGTTCGCTGGCACCCGGAGGGCGGCCGCCTGGCGTTCGCAGCCAAGGACGCCGAGAATCGCTACCGCCCGGCCGAAGTGTACGCGAACCGGAATTCGGAACTGACCGACTACGAGTCGCGGTCGGGCGACCTCGACCGGACAGTCGCGGGCTTCGGCGCTCTCGCGTGGGACGGCGACGACGTGCTCGCGCCCGTCGGCGACGAGGGGCTGACTCGCCTCGTTCGATTCCACGAAGACGGCAACCCCGAGCGCGTCTTCGAGGCCCAGGGCCGCGACCGGACCGTCGTCGGCTTCGACGCCGCCGGCGGGACTGCGGTCGCGCTCCTCTCGGACCCTCGCGAGGGAGTCGACGCCTACGCGGTCGCGGTCGACGCGCTCGGCGGTGAGGAATCGGAAGATGGCGAGAACCACTCGGAGCCGACCCGACTCACCGAACTCAACGCCGACCTCCTCGCCGACCGCGCCCTGCCCGAGTGTCGGCGAATCACGTACGAGTCCGACGGCGAGGAGATAGAAGCCCTCGCGTACCTGCCGCCGGAGTTCGACCCCGACGAGGACGACCCCAGACCGCTGGTCGCGTCCATCCACGGCGGCCCGGTCGCCTACGACGCGCCCGAGTTCAAGTTCGAGTACGCCTACTTCGCCGGGCAGGGCTACGTCGTCCTCCGGCCCAACTACCGCGGGAGTTCGTCGTACGGCCGGACGTTCAGCGAGCAAATTCGCGGCGAGTGGGGACCCCGAGAAACCGCCGACGTGCTCGCGGGCGTCGAGGAACTGGTCGACCGCGGGTGGGCCGACGGCGACCGCTGTTACGCCACCGGTTTCTCCTACGGCGGCATCACCACCGGTTACCTCGTGGCCGAAACCGACCGCTTCGCGGCGGCCGCGGCCGAACACGGCGTCTACGACTTCCGCTCGGCGTACGGCACCGACGACTGTCACGTCTGGTGGGACAACGACTACGGCGTGCCGTGGGAGAACCCCGAGGCGTACGACGCCTCCTCCAGCATCACCGACGTGGGCGACGTCGAGACGCCGCTGCTCGTGACCGCGGGCGGCGAGGACTGGCGGTGTCCGCCCTCCCAGTCTGAGCAGTTGTACGTCAGCGTCAAGAAACGAGGCGTCCCGGCGAGACTGGTGGTCTACCCCGACGAACACCACGCTATCGGCGACCCCGACCGCGCGATTCACCGCCTCGAACAGCTATCGGAGTGGTTCGAGCGCTACGACTGA
- a CDS encoding asparagine synthase-related protein yields MVGIAGGTTTGDALASMAEDLDDEEWYETERFERGDAGLALVHHGEKDPGGHATWEGKAGAGVLYGAVSNHDRLGLSVADIFERVLDRPTVVLPKLSGPFLLAAVDRDGELLVASDKVGTRECYYAETPDGLAVSSDLGAVLARLDDFEVDARTASDLLSFGFAFGDKTLAEEVTALSPASMLRYRDGDLSVNRYWEPTFARLPEEGYVDRTVETYRQAVSDVSDTVDGKLGLWLSGGLDSRTMAAVLREEYGPFRTFTYDSNPPDESNLEPARQVADALGVDNDLVLETPDGFERDYRRSVRATDGMVPHQNLVAPAFVFDDLHSKVDVMMEAAPQGEFLGEEIWTSHLDAPSATKAFLSTLEFRRQSPATVRSLLADDVDPDRSVRAAVSESTKSSVPGRIMDTWFRNFPKNSHFRGNKPVRSQVGMRVPFADGDFLDQSASMPFERFRRGTVPFSGGRIPRSMSPLKREVLMKLDHDLDDIRYERTGMAPSRPLPLQDAGYVAKQLRWQFLTGRPARWSEWSRRNGDVRDTVNRWLDSAADRDLFDGDAVEEIQRAHFSGEDNEWGAISGVLNLEVWMQEALD; encoded by the coding sequence ATGGTAGGGATAGCGGGCGGAACGACGACCGGAGACGCCCTCGCGTCGATGGCCGAGGACCTCGACGACGAGGAGTGGTACGAAACCGAGCGTTTCGAACGCGGAGACGCCGGACTCGCGCTGGTCCACCACGGCGAGAAGGACCCCGGCGGCCACGCGACGTGGGAGGGCAAGGCCGGCGCGGGGGTCCTCTACGGCGCCGTCTCGAACCACGACCGCCTCGGACTGTCGGTCGCCGACATCTTCGAGCGCGTGCTCGACCGTCCCACGGTCGTCCTCCCGAAACTCAGCGGCCCATTCCTGCTTGCGGCGGTGGACCGCGACGGCGAACTGCTGGTCGCCTCCGACAAGGTCGGCACCCGGGAATGCTACTACGCCGAGACGCCCGACGGCCTCGCGGTGAGTTCGGACCTCGGCGCGGTGCTGGCCCGACTCGACGACTTCGAGGTCGACGCCCGGACCGCTTCGGACCTGCTCTCCTTCGGCTTCGCGTTCGGCGACAAGACGCTCGCCGAGGAAGTCACCGCGCTCTCGCCGGCGTCGATGCTCCGCTACCGCGACGGCGACCTCTCGGTGAACCGCTACTGGGAACCCACGTTCGCCCGACTGCCGGAGGAGGGGTACGTCGACCGGACCGTCGAAACGTACCGTCAGGCGGTGAGCGACGTCTCGGACACCGTCGACGGGAAACTCGGCCTTTGGCTGTCGGGCGGACTCGACAGTCGGACGATGGCCGCGGTGCTCCGGGAGGAGTACGGTCCCTTCCGGACGTTCACCTACGACTCGAACCCGCCCGACGAGTCGAACCTCGAACCCGCCCGGCAGGTCGCCGACGCCCTCGGGGTGGACAACGACCTCGTGCTCGAAACGCCGGACGGCTTCGAGCGCGACTACCGACGGTCGGTCCGGGCGACCGACGGGATGGTACCCCACCAGAATCTGGTCGCGCCCGCGTTCGTCTTCGACGACCTCCACAGTAAGGTGGACGTGATGATGGAGGCCGCCCCGCAGGGCGAGTTCCTCGGCGAGGAGATCTGGACCTCCCACCTCGACGCGCCCTCGGCGACGAAGGCGTTCCTCTCGACGCTGGAGTTCCGCCGCCAGTCGCCCGCGACGGTCCGGTCGCTCCTCGCCGACGACGTCGACCCCGACCGCTCGGTCCGGGCCGCCGTCTCCGAGAGCACCAAGTCGTCGGTTCCCGGCCGCATCATGGACACTTGGTTCCGAAACTTCCCAAAGAACAGCCACTTCCGGGGCAACAAGCCGGTCCGGAGCCAGGTCGGCATGCGCGTCCCGTTCGCCGACGGCGACTTCCTCGACCAGTCGGCGAGCATGCCCTTCGAGCGGTTCCGCCGGGGGACGGTGCCGTTCTCGGGCGGTAGAATCCCGCGGTCGATGTCGCCATTGAAGCGCGAGGTGCTGATGAAACTCGACCACGACCTCGACGACATCCGCTACGAGCGCACCGGAATGGCGCCGTCGCGGCCCCTTCCGCTCCAGGACGCGGGGTACGTCGCCAAGCAACTCCGCTGGCAGTTCCTGACCGGCCGGCCGGCCCGCTGGTCCGAGTGGTCCCGTCGGAACGGCGACGTCCGCGACACCGTCAACCGGTGGCTCGACTCGGCGGCCGACCGCGACCTGTTCGACGGCGACGCCGTCGAGGAGATTCAACGCGCTCACTTCTCGGGCGAGGACAACGAGTGGGGCGCCATCTCGGGCGTGCTGAACCTCGAAGTGTGGATGCAGGAAGCGCTGGACTGA